The Nothobranchius furzeri strain GRZ-AD chromosome 8, NfurGRZ-RIMD1, whole genome shotgun sequence genome includes a region encoding these proteins:
- the bloc1s2 gene encoding biogenesis of lysosome-related organelles complex 1 subunit 2 isoform X1 yields MAATGDEAAAMDSISREPAAHSTASSPPTSSSVQAERSDEVAENLVTAPKKPGTNSDGGVETAEEAVEPAEPDINELGTDMFEKMAIFLQGELTGTCEDYRLLENMNKLTSLKYMEMKDISINISRNLQDLNNKYASLQPYLDQINKIEEQVSALEQAAYKLDAYSKKLEARFKKLEKR; encoded by the exons ATGGCTGCAACTGGCGACGAAGCCGCAGCTATGGACAGCATCTCCAGGGAACCAGCGGCCCACTCGACTGCTTCAAGCCCACCTACAAGCAGTTCTGTTCAGGCGGAACGTTCAGACGAAGTAGCGGAAAATCTAGTGACTGCTCCCAAAAAGCCCGGTACCAACA GTGATGGAGGTGTGGAGACTGCAGAGGAGGCTGTGGAACCTGCGGAACCCGATATCAACGAGTTGGGCACCGATATGTTTGAAAAGATGGCCATCTTCCTTCAAGGAGAACTAACAG GTACTTGTGAAGATTACCGCCTTTTAGAGAACATGAACAAACTCACAAGTTTGAAATACATGGAAATGAAGGACATCAGTATTAACATCAGCCGCAACCTGCAGGATCTCAACAACAAAT ATGCTAGCCTACAGCCATACTTGGACCAAATAAATAAGATTGAAGAGCAAGTATCAGCACTTGAGCAAGCTGCTTACAAACTGGATGCATACTCCAAAAAACTGG AGGCCAGATTCAAGAAACTGGAGAAGCGATGA
- the bloc1s2 gene encoding biogenesis of lysosome-related organelles complex 1 subunit 2 isoform X2 encodes MAATGDEAAAMDSISREPAAHSTASSPPTSSSVQAERSDEVAENLVTAPKKPGDGGVETAEEAVEPAEPDINELGTDMFEKMAIFLQGELTGTCEDYRLLENMNKLTSLKYMEMKDISINISRNLQDLNNKYASLQPYLDQINKIEEQVSALEQAAYKLDAYSKKLEARFKKLEKR; translated from the exons ATGGCTGCAACTGGCGACGAAGCCGCAGCTATGGACAGCATCTCCAGGGAACCAGCGGCCCACTCGACTGCTTCAAGCCCACCTACAAGCAGTTCTGTTCAGGCGGAACGTTCAGACGAAGTAGCGGAAAATCTAGTGACTGCTCCCAAAAAGCCCG GTGATGGAGGTGTGGAGACTGCAGAGGAGGCTGTGGAACCTGCGGAACCCGATATCAACGAGTTGGGCACCGATATGTTTGAAAAGATGGCCATCTTCCTTCAAGGAGAACTAACAG GTACTTGTGAAGATTACCGCCTTTTAGAGAACATGAACAAACTCACAAGTTTGAAATACATGGAAATGAAGGACATCAGTATTAACATCAGCCGCAACCTGCAGGATCTCAACAACAAAT ATGCTAGCCTACAGCCATACTTGGACCAAATAAATAAGATTGAAGAGCAAGTATCAGCACTTGAGCAAGCTGCTTACAAACTGGATGCATACTCCAAAAAACTGG AGGCCAGATTCAAGAAACTGGAGAAGCGATGA